The sequence below is a genomic window from Amycolatopsis sulphurea.
CACCTCGGCAGCGCCGACGACCTTGCCGAAGAACTCGTCGTACCGCTTACCGGTGCCGAAGATACTCTTGTCGATGGTGAAACTGGGAGGTTTGGCCCCCAGCTTTTCTTCGAGCTGCCGTACGGTCAGGGGCACGTCACACCTCACTTGACACGATCAGCTCAGACCTGAGTTTCTTTGTTTCCCGTTTAATTGTATCTTCCGTCACGGGAGGTTTTCTTATGTTCTCTGGCAGACGTTCCCGCTCCTCAGGTTTAATGGGTTCTATGGTTACAGTGATCGACTTTTTGCCATAGTCTTTCTTGTATCTGCCGCGAAACGTACACTTCTCGTTCTCTGGTGGCATTTCTCCTGACTTGTCGACTTCGTAGATGTCCAGAATTCCCTCGGTTCCTTCTCCCAGCTTTGCATCGACGGTGCCGGCGGACGTCTCCAGAGTGAGACGATCTCGTCCGTCCATCGCGATGACGGCAGCGGCATGATATGGGGATTCTCCCCCTTTAGGCAGGGCAAGCCGAACTATGAGGAAGGCCTGACCGGGCCTCGGTGCTTCCGTGTAGTCGGTTTTCCCGGGTTTCTTCTTGCGAGCATCCCGGTACTCTTCGGCGAACTTCTTGTTTTCCTTGTTGGAGGCGCCGATATAGCGAAGCGTTTCGTAGGTGCCCCATGTAATCTTGCTGGCTATATGGCCTTTGTGCTTAATCGGGGAGCTTTTGTCGTCTATGTGCGGAAGTAGCGGCTTTTTGTACATGACTTCCTCTGCCGAGTTGAGGCAATCGGCAAGAAATAGCTGTTGCCTTTGGCAGCTCCGGTAGTCCCCCTTCAATTCCTTGGGGAAATCTCCGGGGCGTTGCACTTTTACTGTGGTGAAGTAGCGAGGATTCCTCGAGCCTTTGCGTACCCAGAGAATGCCGGTTACCTCCTCGCCCGAATCCTTGAGAAAAACATATTTCGCGGAGTCGGAAATACACCATATTTTACCTCCGGTCCCCTTTACCTCTCGGTAGCACTGCACGATCGACGGAGCACCCGAGGTGCACCCGTGTGCGTGCCAACTCGAGCGTTCGCCCCTCAGTGGCAACGAGTTACCGTCGGCGAACGCGGTGGCATTGATCTCGGCCTGGCGCTCCAAGTCGGCTGGCCTGCCGGTTGCGGCGCTGCCGTTTCGCTGCTGGAGGACGTGGGTCAGCTCGTGCACCAGCAGCCGTTTTCCGGCTACAGACGAGGGGATGTAGCCGCCATCGCGAAAGACGATGTCCTGGCCGACGGTGTAAGCCACGGCGTTGAGCGCGACTGCCGAGTCGTGAGCCGCGGCGCCGGTGTGGATCCGCACCTCGGCGAGGTCCGTGCCGAGACGCCGCTCCAGTTCCGCTCGGATGTCCCAGTCCAGCGGTACGCCAGTCGACCGGCGGACAACCTCGTCGGCCAGCCGAAGTTGCCAGGCGTCCTGATGCATGCGTCAGTGACCCTTCTGTCGTTTTCGAGAACTCCACACGCGTCGAATCGGATGTTCGTCAAGGACGAACTACCGAAAATAGTCTGGAGCGGCAGGTCATAATCGTCAATCCGCCGACAGGTTGTCTTCCTTGCCCCCCACTGAGGCGTTCCGAGTACGGGTTCGTGACGCTGTGTGATCTTGGGAAGCGTGGCGTGGCAGGCCGCATGAGAGCGCGGGACCTCTGCTGCGAAGTGGTCCTCCTGCAGATCAACTTCACAGGGATCCCCGCGCCGCTATGAGCGTCACATACACAGCAGTTCTGGGCGGGTCCAAGGACAGTGAGTGCTATTCACGCTAGTTACGAACCGAAGTCGGTAGAATTCGAGCGACGTTGTGATGCGAATGATGATGGAGAGTTCGGAAAGACGTCCTCGATATCCGGTGGAAGCTCTGGCGGCGCGGGCCGAGACCACGGCGTCGACCGGCTCGGGGAGATGGTCGAGGAATACGCGGCCCGGCACGGCCAGTCGTTGAAAGTGGTCAAGGTCTATGCCGAGGTCGATCCGGCTTGGGTGCAAGCCAAGCTCGACCAAGGACGAGTGCACGCGCTCCATCCTCGGCTGCCCTACGATGCCGACACGCCCGCGCGCAGCTTGCGCATCGTCGCGATGATGGGTGTCGAGGCCTTTCAGCACGCTCTCGACCTTGGTGCCGACGTGGTCCTCGCCGGGCGTGCCAGCGACGCGGCCATCTTCGCCTCGATCCCGATTTCTCGCGGCTTTCCGGAAGCTTCCTCCTGGCATGCCGGCAAGACCGCGGACTGCGGCGCGGTCGCCGCGACGCCACCCAAGCTTGACTGTGTTCACGTGCGCGTCGATGAGTCGGGTTTCGAGATCGAGCCGATGGCCGAGCGGCTTCGTTGCACACCGGAGAGCGTGGCATCGCAGCAGCTTTACGAAAGCGCCGATCCGTTCCATCTTGCGCAGCCGTCCGGAATGCTTGACACGACGGACGCACAGTACGTAGCGGTTTCCGACCGTGCGGTCCGAGGGTCGGGTGCCAGCTGGACTCCCAGCGAGCAGCACACGGTCAAAATCGAGGGCGTCGAATTTATCGGTCACCGCAAGGGTTTCGTGCAATCTATTCGAGACCCTGCGATCGTCGAGCATTTCGACGAGTGGTTCGAAGACGCGATGGCGGTCGCGTTCGACCGCATCCGCCAGGAGCAGGGGGAGTCAGTACTCGACCAGTGCCATGTCCGGGTCCACCCGTACGGCGTGTCGGGAACGATGGGAGGCTGGGAGTTCGCTCCGCCGACGGCGGGGACCGAGGTCGCCCTGCTGGCCGAGGTGACGGCACCGGATGCCGAGCTGGCCGGCACCGTCGCGAATATCCTTTGGTACAACCTGCTGCACCATCCGACCAAGTACGCGATGGGCTACGTGACGCTGGGCGTCCCCTATCAGCGGCCGATCATGGACCACGGCCCGGTGTACGCCTTCAATACCAACCACATCGTCGAAGTCGACGATCCCCTGGAGCCGTTCAGGTTCATCGTCGAGGAGGTGAGCGGGCGATGATCTTGCGCGACCTTGCCACGTTCGTCCGAAGCAAGACAGCCGGTCCCTTCATGGTCACGTTCGATATCGTGTTCTCCGAGCGGGAAGAGCTCGACCGTGCCTGGAATTCCGGTGCCTTCGTCGCGGAGCGGATCGCTCCCTTGTTTCCCGGCACGGAGCTGGACGACGTGATGATCTTTTACGTGCCCGCCGCCTCGGCGATCAAGGTCAGCCTTCCGCGCCGGGTCCATTCCGGAGCGGTCGGCGACACGGATGTTCTTGCCGGGCAGCAGTTCGCTCCTCTGCTCGGCCTCGAGATCGGCAAGGGGGCATGATCGCGATGGAAACTGCTTCCCTGGGTCAGCGACCCGAGCTGACCGTCGCGTTCGACATCGGCGGAACTTTCACCGACGTCATCTTTGTCGCGCCTGATGGCCGCGTCTTCACGCGCAAGCTGCTGTCCCACCTCGGGACCATCGGGTCGCGCATCTCAGAACTCGCGGCCGAGATCGACGGCGAAGCTCGCCGATCTTTCCGGCACGCCACGACGACGTGTTCGAACGCGCTGCTCGAGAACAAGGTCGCCAGTACCGGAATGCTGACAACGAAGGGATTTCGCGACGTATTGGAGATGCGGAGCCAGCGGCGCCCGAGCATCCACGACGTCGGATGGGAGCGACCGGCCCCGCTGATTCCCCGTCGTCTGGTACACGAACTCGCCGAACGCGTTCTCGCGGACGGCACCGTCGAGAGCCCGGTCGACGACGACGAGATCAGGGGCTTGCTGAAGGGCCCGCTCGCAGAGGTCGAAGCGATCGCCGTCTGCCTCATCAATTCGCCCGCGAACCCGGAGCATGAGCGGCGCGTCGCCGCGCTCATCGAACGCGAACGCCCTGACCTGCGGTTCAGCGTCTCCGGGATCGAGTTTCCTGAGGTCGGCGAGTACGAGCGGATGAGCACGACGGCGGTCAACGCGTCGTTGATGCCGGTGGTCGACCGGTATCTCACCCGCCTCGAGGGGCAGATCGGCGCCAGCGGGTCGGGACTGAGGATCATGCAGTCGCAAGGCGGGCTGATGGACTCTCAGGTGGCTCGCACGCAACCGGTCCAGATGATCGAGTCCGGACCCGCGGCGGGAGTGCTCGCCGCTGCTCGGATCGCG
It includes:
- a CDS encoding DUF4157 domain-containing protein gives rise to the protein MHQDAWQLRLADEVVRRSTGVPLDWDIRAELERRLGTDLAEVRIHTGAAAHDSAVALNAVAYTVGQDIVFRDGGYIPSSVAGKRLLVHELTHVLQQRNGSAATGRPADLERQAEINATAFADGNSLPLRGERSSWHAHGCTSGAPSIVQCYREVKGTGGKIWCISDSAKYVFLKDSGEEVTGILWVRKGSRNPRYFTTVKVQRPGDFPKELKGDYRSCQRQQLFLADCLNSAEEVMYKKPLLPHIDDKSSPIKHKGHIASKITWGTYETLRYIGASNKENKKFAEEYRDARKKKPGKTDYTEAPRPGQAFLIVRLALPKGGESPYHAAAVIAMDGRDRLTLETSAGTVDAKLGEGTEGILDIYEVDKSGEMPPENEKCTFRGRYKKDYGKKSITVTIEPIKPEERERLPENIRKPPVTEDTIKRETKKLRSELIVSSEV
- a CDS encoding acyclic terpene utilization AtuA family protein, whose amino-acid sequence is MVEEYAARHGQSLKVVKVYAEVDPAWVQAKLDQGRVHALHPRLPYDADTPARSLRIVAMMGVEAFQHALDLGADVVLAGRASDAAIFASIPISRGFPEASSWHAGKTADCGAVAATPPKLDCVHVRVDESGFEIEPMAERLRCTPESVASQQLYESADPFHLAQPSGMLDTTDAQYVAVSDRAVRGSGASWTPSEQHTVKIEGVEFIGHRKGFVQSIRDPAIVEHFDEWFEDAMAVAFDRIRQEQGESVLDQCHVRVHPYGVSGTMGGWEFAPPTAGTEVALLAEVTAPDAELAGTVANILWYNLLHHPTKYAMGYVTLGVPYQRPIMDHGPVYAFNTNHIVEVDDPLEPFRFIVEEVSGR
- a CDS encoding DUF4387 domain-containing protein, whose amino-acid sequence is MILRDLATFVRSKTAGPFMVTFDIVFSEREELDRAWNSGAFVAERIAPLFPGTELDDVMIFYVPAASAIKVSLPRRVHSGAVGDTDVLAGQQFAPLLGLEIGKGA